Proteins from a single region of Nocardiopsis dassonvillei subsp. dassonvillei DSM 43111:
- a CDS encoding LLM class F420-dependent oxidoreductase, which produces MTTRWGITIPLEGVPLSEQRALIERLPDLGYTDAWSAETNGTDAFTPLALASVWAPRLRLGTAIVPAYTRGPATLAMSAAALAAAAPGRFALGVGTSSTVIVERWNSIPFEEPYKKVRDTVRFLRAALTGAKVREDYDTFSVNGFALGAVPGQAPPLLVAALRPGMLRLAGREGDGAVINWLSPEDVRTVVPHVRQYGEDKEVVARILAVPEADPDTARGIGRWAISAYLNVPVYRAFHEWLGREELTPMWKAWDEGDRRGALAAIPDSVVDELIVHGPAEYCRERIRAYVDNGVTTPVVAPIGPPNADPAAVVRALAPRD; this is translated from the coding sequence ATGACCACTCGCTGGGGCATCACCATCCCGCTGGAGGGGGTCCCGCTCTCCGAGCAGCGGGCCCTCATCGAGCGGCTGCCGGACCTGGGCTACACCGACGCCTGGTCGGCCGAGACCAACGGCACCGACGCCTTCACCCCCCTCGCCCTGGCCAGCGTGTGGGCGCCCCGGCTGCGCCTGGGCACCGCGATCGTGCCCGCCTACACGCGCGGCCCGGCCACCCTGGCGATGAGCGCCGCCGCCCTGGCCGCCGCCGCGCCGGGCCGCTTCGCGCTGGGCGTCGGCACGTCCTCCACCGTGATCGTGGAGCGGTGGAACTCCATCCCCTTCGAGGAGCCGTACAAGAAGGTGCGCGACACCGTGCGCTTCCTGCGCGCCGCGCTCACCGGCGCGAAGGTCAGGGAGGACTACGACACCTTCAGCGTCAACGGATTCGCGCTCGGCGCGGTCCCCGGGCAGGCGCCCCCGCTGCTGGTGGCGGCGCTGCGGCCGGGCATGCTCCGGCTCGCCGGACGCGAGGGCGACGGAGCCGTCATCAACTGGCTCTCGCCGGAGGACGTGCGCACGGTGGTGCCCCACGTGCGCCAGTACGGCGAGGACAAGGAGGTGGTCGCGCGGATCCTCGCCGTGCCCGAAGCCGACCCGGACACCGCCCGGGGGATCGGCCGCTGGGCCATCTCGGCCTACCTCAACGTCCCCGTCTACCGGGCGTTCCACGAGTGGCTGGGCCGCGAGGAGCTCACCCCGATGTGGAAGGCGTGGGACGAGGGGGACCGCAGGGGCGCGCTGGCCGCGATCCCGGACTCGGTGGTGGACGAGCTCATCGTGCACGGCCCCGCCGAGTACTGCCGCGAGCGGATCCGGGCCTACGTCGACAACGGGGTGACCACCCCGGTCGTCGCGCCGATCGGTCCGCCGAACGCGGACCCGGCCGCGGTGGTGCGCGCG
- a CDS encoding YbhB/YbcL family Raf kinase inhibitor-like protein — translation MATPPSPYDFLPQVASFTVTSNDVADGQTLPRAQVSGIMGAGGGDVSPHLSWSGFPEGTRSFAVTCFDPDAPTASGFWHWSVANIPADVTELAAGAGDGSGLPESAVTLRNDAGGHRYVGAAPPAGHGPHRYFFVVHAVDVPRLEVDASASPAFLGFNLFSHALGRAMVTPVYEVE, via the coding sequence GTGGCCACGCCACCCTCCCCCTACGACTTCCTGCCCCAGGTCGCGTCGTTCACCGTCACCAGCAACGACGTCGCCGACGGACAGACCCTGCCCCGGGCCCAGGTCAGCGGGATCATGGGCGCCGGAGGCGGGGACGTCTCGCCGCACCTGTCCTGGAGCGGTTTCCCCGAGGGGACGCGCAGCTTCGCCGTCACCTGCTTCGACCCGGACGCACCCACCGCCAGCGGCTTCTGGCACTGGTCGGTGGCCAACATCCCGGCCGACGTCACCGAGCTGGCCGCGGGCGCGGGGGACGGCTCCGGCCTCCCCGAGTCGGCCGTCACCCTGCGCAACGACGCGGGCGGACACCGCTACGTCGGCGCGGCGCCGCCCGCCGGGCACGGCCCGCACCGGTACTTCTTCGTGGTGCACGCGGTGGACGTGCCCCGCCTGGAGGTGGACGCGTCGGCCAGCCCGGCCTTCCTCGGCTTCAACCTGTTCTCGCACGCGCTGGGCCGTGCGATGGTCACCCCCGTCTACGAGGTGGAGTAG
- a CDS encoding ATP-grasp domain-containing protein, whose product MVTTAGSAPTPGTILHLREQGFRVVATDVDPAAPGLYLADRGYLVPPGDSEAFLPRMRTLCADEGAVAVIPLVDEELVRVGELAKDGVEVLLPRLDFVTTCLDKYVLMRELEDAGIGVPRTWLASEWPSGAADSAPGGLIVKPRCGRGSRGVVVIDSVRDMARVVSEGGYAADELIVQELVGGPEYTVSVVVWRDGGVQAVVPKEVVLKQGVTRYAVTRRHREVDRACRAVQSALRADGPFNVQLCLDADGRPRIFEINPRFSSTASLTAAAGIDEITGLLRQAVADGPRLEDDWREGVAMVRRWTDEFVSEAEFTSHGISPAPAVGTELPRQLSAGGTGPVPVVPVRVR is encoded by the coding sequence GTGGTCACGACAGCGGGGTCGGCGCCCACGCCCGGGACCATCCTCCACCTGCGGGAACAGGGTTTCCGCGTGGTGGCGACCGATGTGGACCCCGCCGCGCCGGGCCTGTACCTGGCCGACCGCGGGTACCTGGTGCCGCCGGGCGACAGCGAGGCCTTCCTGCCCAGGATGCGGACGCTGTGCGCGGACGAGGGGGCCGTCGCGGTCATCCCCCTGGTGGACGAGGAACTCGTCAGGGTGGGCGAGCTCGCCAAGGACGGCGTGGAGGTGCTGCTGCCCCGGCTGGACTTCGTCACCACCTGTCTGGACAAGTACGTGCTGATGCGCGAGCTGGAGGACGCCGGGATCGGCGTGCCGCGCACCTGGCTGGCCTCGGAGTGGCCGAGCGGCGCCGCGGATTCCGCGCCCGGCGGACTCATCGTCAAACCGCGCTGCGGACGCGGGAGCCGCGGGGTGGTGGTCATCGACTCCGTCCGCGACATGGCGCGGGTGGTGTCCGAGGGCGGCTACGCGGCGGACGAGCTGATCGTCCAGGAGCTGGTCGGCGGCCCCGAGTACACGGTGTCCGTGGTGGTGTGGCGGGACGGCGGGGTCCAGGCCGTGGTGCCCAAGGAGGTCGTCCTCAAGCAGGGCGTGACCAGGTACGCGGTGACCCGGCGCCACCGCGAGGTGGACCGCGCCTGCCGGGCGGTCCAGTCCGCTCTGCGCGCCGACGGCCCCTTCAACGTGCAGCTGTGCCTGGACGCGGACGGCAGGCCGAGGATCTTCGAGATCAACCCGCGCTTCTCCTCCACGGCCTCGCTCACCGCGGCGGCCGGGATCGACGAGATCACGGGGCTGCTGCGGCAGGCCGTCGCGGACGGGCCCCGCCTGGAGGACGACTGGCGCGAGGGGGTGGCGATGGTGCGGCGGTGGACGGACGAGTTCGTCAGCGAGGCGGAGTTCACCTCCCACGGCATCTCGCCCGCCCCCGCGGTCGGCACGGAGCTGCCCCGGCAGCTGTCCGCGGGAGGCACGGGGCCGGTCCCGGTCGTTCCGGTGCGTGTGCGTTGA
- a CDS encoding 3'(2'),5'-bisphosphate nucleotidase CysQ family protein: MTGSATGTAGAHPLAEAMAAAVVEVGGLLREWRSDADARSGAWEGSQFKARADAMAHRALSERLTAIDGRIPVVSEEDPESLRGERPHRYWLIDPVDGTASYVHGFPGYVTQVALVDGGRPEAAAVFAPETATLYTAVRGRGARRDGRPLPPPRPAPPGRGVLTDNTPGPEGIARRVGDRFGYGGYLESGSISLKLCLVAEGSAHLFVKDVPVRDWDVAAPALVLEEVGGLVTRLDGSPFDYRGPYEHTGLVGAADPAACRAVSDWLGS, translated from the coding sequence TTGACCGGCTCCGCGACGGGGACCGCCGGCGCGCACCCGCTGGCCGAGGCGATGGCGGCGGCGGTCGTGGAGGTCGGCGGTCTGCTGCGGGAGTGGCGCTCCGACGCGGACGCGCGCAGCGGGGCGTGGGAGGGGAGCCAGTTCAAGGCCCGGGCCGACGCCATGGCGCACCGGGCCCTGTCCGAGCGGCTCACCGCGATCGACGGCCGGATCCCGGTGGTCAGCGAGGAGGACCCCGAGTCGCTGCGCGGCGAGCGGCCGCACCGGTACTGGCTGATCGACCCCGTCGACGGGACCGCCAGCTACGTCCACGGGTTCCCCGGGTACGTCACGCAGGTCGCGCTGGTGGACGGGGGGCGGCCGGAGGCGGCCGCCGTGTTCGCCCCCGAGACCGCGACCCTCTACACGGCCGTGCGCGGCCGGGGCGCGCGTCGGGACGGACGCCCCCTGCCGCCCCCGCGGCCCGCCCCGCCGGGACGGGGTGTGCTCACCGACAACACCCCGGGGCCGGAGGGGATCGCCCGCAGGGTCGGCGACCGCTTCGGCTACGGCGGGTACCTGGAGAGCGGCAGCATCTCGCTGAAGCTGTGCCTGGTCGCCGAGGGTTCCGCGCACCTGTTCGTCAAGGACGTGCCGGTGCGCGACTGGGACGTGGCGGCGCCCGCCCTGGTCCTGGAGGAGGTGGGCGGCCTGGTCACCCGGCTGGACGGAAGCCCGTTCGACTACCGGGGGCCCTACGAGCACACCGGGCTGGTGGGCGCCGCCGACCCCGCCGCGTGCCGGGCCGTCTCCGACTGGCTGGGCTCCTGA